Proteins encoded by one window of Natronomonas salsuginis:
- a CDS encoding archaellin/type IV pilin N-terminal domain-containing protein, whose product MFDTEIDNKERGQVGIGTLIVFIALVLVAAIAAGVLINTAGFLQTQAQSTGEESTEQVSTNLVFLSSTGTVTEDGSSNPAGIKSFNTTVQLGPGSNAINLNDSTISVFTDSGDSVEFDGVDETGITLSGSEVLSTDSSSEDATATLEFDVAGAGIGETIGGTEALGSGTTVDIVITTPSGTQAETSFIIEDPLDPQLSEDQDIRLS is encoded by the coding sequence ATGTTCGACACAGAAATCGACAACAAGGAACGCGGTCAGGTGGGAATCGGTACCCTCATCGTCTTCATCGCACTCGTGCTGGTGGCGGCGATTGCGGCTGGGGTGCTGATCAACACGGCCGGGTTCCTCCAGACGCAGGCGCAAAGCACTGGTGAAGAGAGTACAGAGCAGGTTTCGACCAACCTCGTCTTCCTGAGTTCGACGGGGACAGTAACTGAAGATGGAAGCAGTAACCCCGCCGGTATCAAGAGCTTCAACACGACGGTTCAGTTGGGACCGGGATCGAACGCGATCAATCTCAACGACTCGACGATTTCGGTGTTCACCGATAGCGGTGACTCCGTTGAATTCGACGGCGTAGACGAAACTGGGATCACTCTGAGCGGATCGGAAGTGCTGAGCACCGACTCGAGCAGCGAGGACGCGACGGCGACGCTTGAATTCGACGTGGCCGGAGCAGGAATAGGTGAGACTATTGGTGGCACCGAGGCGCTTGGTTCGGGTACGACGGTCGATATCGTGATTACGACCCCCTCGGGCACGCAGGCCGAGACGAGCTTCATCATCGAAGACCCACTCGACCCACAGCTGTCCGAAGATCAGGACATCAGGCTTAGCTAA
- a CDS encoding LEA type 2 family protein has translation MVSTPNPIGVSLDSISVDYTVSMNSVEMATGSHDSVSIGSGNSTLKLETPMQNESIPPWWTSHIRNDERTMVRIDATVRSARLGRSTDLSRSREIETDILDEADPSSSTATDESDCTGSGGASAPAATGHGGSDETETETEATATTTATESGDDSTDTPDGGDGGGILPN, from the coding sequence GTGGTCTCGACCCCGAATCCGATCGGCGTCAGCCTCGACAGTATCTCCGTCGACTACACGGTCTCGATGAACTCCGTCGAGATGGCCACGGGATCCCACGACAGCGTCTCGATCGGTTCCGGAAACTCGACGCTCAAACTCGAAACGCCGATGCAAAACGAGTCGATCCCCCCGTGGTGGACCAGTCACATCCGAAACGACGAGCGCACCATGGTCCGTATCGACGCGACCGTCCGCTCCGCGCGGCTGGGGCGGAGCACGGATCTCAGTCGCTCCCGCGAGATCGAGACGGATATCTTGGACGAGGCCGATCCCAGTAGCTCCACCGCCACCGACGAAAGTGACTGTACTGGTTCGGGCGGGGCGAGCGCTCCGGCCGCCACCGGGCATGGTGGCTCCGACGAGACGGAGACCGAAACGGAGGCAACCGCTACCACGACGGCAACCGAGAGCGGTGACGACTCGACGGACACCCCGGATGGTGGCGACGGCGGCGGCATCCTGCCGAACTGA
- the pdxS gene encoding pyridoxal 5'-phosphate synthase lyase subunit PdxS, giving the protein MSETDLEELKRGTDLVKRGFAKMQKGGVIMDVVTREQARIAEDAGAVAVMSLEAVPADIRKRGGVARMADPGELEEIIDEVSIPVMGKARIGHTTEAQILEATGADMIDESEVLTTADERYHIDKREFTSPFVCGARNLGEALRRIDEGAAMIRTKGEAGTGDVNQAVTHQRNIQRAIRQLSGMKYEERDEWARKNEAPRDLVHETADMGRLPVVNFAAGGIATPADAALMMQLGCDGIFVGSGIFGAEDPVEMGTAIVEAVNNYDDPEKLRDIAKGIGKGMKGQANETMPEEEKLQGRGV; this is encoded by the coding sequence ATGAGTGAAACGGACCTCGAGGAACTCAAGCGAGGAACGGACCTCGTCAAGCGTGGTTTCGCGAAGATGCAGAAGGGTGGCGTCATCATGGACGTCGTCACGCGAGAGCAGGCCCGCATCGCCGAGGACGCGGGCGCGGTCGCCGTCATGTCGCTGGAAGCGGTTCCCGCCGATATTCGAAAGCGCGGCGGCGTCGCCCGGATGGCCGATCCCGGCGAGCTAGAGGAGATCATCGACGAGGTCTCCATTCCGGTGATGGGGAAGGCCCGCATCGGCCACACCACCGAGGCGCAGATCCTCGAGGCGACCGGCGCGGACATGATCGACGAGTCGGAAGTCCTGACGACCGCCGACGAGCGCTACCACATCGACAAACGCGAGTTTACTTCGCCGTTCGTCTGCGGCGCTCGAAATCTGGGCGAGGCGCTGCGCCGGATCGACGAGGGCGCGGCGATGATTCGCACGAAGGGCGAGGCCGGGACGGGCGACGTGAACCAGGCGGTCACCCACCAGCGCAACATCCAGCGAGCGATCCGACAGCTCTCGGGGATGAAATACGAGGAGCGCGACGAGTGGGCCCGAAAGAACGAGGCCCCCCGCGATCTCGTCCACGAGACCGCCGATATGGGTCGCCTTCCGGTCGTCAACTTCGCCGCGGGCGGGATCGCGACGCCCGCCGACGCGGCGCTCATGATGCAGTTGGGCTGTGACGGCATCTTCGTCGGCTCGGGCATCTTCGGGGCGGAAGACCCCGTCGAGATGGGGACCGCGATCGTCGAGGCCGTCAACAACTACGACGATCCCGAGAAGCTCCGCGACATCGCCAAGGGGATCGGCAAGGGCATGAAGGGCCAGGCCAACGAGACGATGCCCGAAGAGGAGAAGCTGCAAGGTCGTGGCGTCTAA
- the dinB gene encoding DNA polymerase IV, producing MARLPGIDAPEQVVCHVDMDCFYAACERLRDPALDGEPVVVGMGYETGETHGAVATASYEAREHGVESAMSITEALKRLPRREDGTDTGGPTGVYRPVDMDFYKAVSEDVRSVLSRTAETLRNVSIDEAYLDLGELEWSDAAAFGRSLKHEIESEAGVVASVGIAPDMTTAKLASDADKPDGLVVVEPDDVRSFLAPIPVAELHGVGPVTASELREMGFETAGDIAAAEASVFADAFGKRGRALHAQARGEDDRTVEPRGDPKSISSESAFAEATADGDRKRAQIETLARNVAERATAKNALYRTIGIKVVEPPFDVHTRSQSLSGPVDDPELVERTAVELLAEFESEHVRKLGVRLSNLSFDAREQATITRWDTGEGEPDLDRRWGRTAGGQARLSRFE from the coding sequence ATGGCTCGACTCCCGGGAATCGACGCTCCCGAACAGGTCGTCTGCCACGTGGATATGGACTGTTTTTACGCGGCCTGCGAGCGGCTTCGAGACCCGGCGCTCGACGGTGAGCCGGTCGTGGTCGGCATGGGGTACGAAACGGGCGAGACACACGGTGCCGTCGCGACCGCGAGTTACGAGGCCCGCGAGCACGGCGTCGAGTCCGCGATGTCGATCACGGAGGCGCTGAAGCGGTTACCGCGACGCGAAGACGGCACCGATACGGGCGGGCCGACCGGCGTGTACCGACCCGTCGATATGGATTTTTACAAGGCCGTCAGCGAGGACGTACGGTCGGTTCTCTCGCGAACGGCTGAGACCCTCCGGAACGTCTCCATCGACGAGGCGTATCTCGATCTCGGGGAGCTCGAGTGGTCGGACGCGGCCGCGTTCGGCCGGTCGCTGAAACACGAGATCGAATCCGAGGCTGGGGTGGTCGCGTCGGTGGGCATCGCTCCGGACATGACCACCGCCAAACTCGCCTCCGACGCCGACAAGCCGGACGGATTGGTCGTCGTCGAGCCCGACGACGTACGGTCGTTTCTCGCGCCAATCCCCGTCGCTGAACTCCACGGTGTCGGCCCCGTGACCGCATCGGAACTCCGCGAGATGGGTTTCGAAACGGCGGGCGACATCGCCGCCGCCGAGGCGTCCGTTTTCGCCGACGCGTTCGGCAAGCGAGGGCGGGCGCTCCACGCGCAGGCACGTGGCGAAGACGATCGCACGGTCGAACCCAGGGGCGATCCCAAGAGCATCTCCAGTGAGTCGGCGTTCGCCGAGGCGACAGCGGACGGCGATCGAAAGCGCGCCCAAATCGAGACGCTCGCTCGGAACGTCGCCGAGCGGGCTACCGCGAAGAACGCGCTGTATCGGACGATCGGAATCAAGGTCGTCGAACCCCCGTTCGACGTGCACACTCGCTCGCAGTCGCTCTCGGGTCCGGTCGACGATCCGGAGCTGGTCGAACGGACCGCCGTCGAGCTGCTGGCCGAGTTCGAAAGCGAGCACGTTCGAAAACTCGGCGTTCGGCTCTCGAACCTCTCGTTCGACGCTCGTGAGCAGGCGACGATCACCCGGTGGGACACAGGCGAGGGGGAGCCGGATCTCGATCGACGGTGGGGCCGGACTGCCGGCGGACAGGCTCGCCTCTCCAGATTCGAGTGA
- a CDS encoding sulfatase, with translation MSSPTATETGSNPVDALDAPPSNVLLITVDSLRADAIGTYDETRHTPVMDSLADRGTVFERAFATGNWTPFSFPSMLASRPVFTDTSEIGITESPALASALSNADVSTAGFNAANGFLTSHWGYDEGFDEFEPFVASVGSSIYSRYLATHPTVEAWLQLAASPIRRIGSKLRGETNDRPFLDTSRMFDVEHAAMSFIEETDGPFFLWVHYMDAHTPYVPAPRYIREVSSGILGTHRMLSAHTRTGLGLGVSERTLNDLRTLYQAAVRQIDASIGRLLETLSEDGLDDRTAIVLAGDHGEEFQEHGHLAHYPKLYDELIRVPLIVDVPGADSRRIETQVGLDSIPPTVTDLLDVAPDPEWTGETLVPSVVDGTAPTDGPVVSVTVRGEKVTSQPIPRSLSDGDLLVSVRDRDWTYIENVDSGATELYHRPSDPTQQDDRSVDPTADEQRVIERFAPLVEGHVASLRDRDEGPEAADVDEELETRLEALGYR, from the coding sequence ATGAGTTCACCCACCGCTACCGAGACCGGCTCGAACCCGGTGGACGCCCTCGACGCGCCCCCATCGAACGTCCTGTTGATCACGGTCGACTCGCTTCGAGCGGACGCGATCGGCACCTACGACGAAACTCGACACACGCCGGTAATGGATTCGTTGGCCGACCGTGGCACCGTCTTCGAGCGCGCGTTCGCCACCGGCAACTGGACGCCGTTTTCCTTTCCGTCCATGTTGGCCTCGCGACCGGTGTTCACCGACACGAGCGAGATCGGGATCACCGAATCCCCGGCGCTCGCGTCGGCGCTCTCCAACGCCGATGTTTCGACGGCCGGATTCAACGCGGCGAACGGGTTTCTCACCTCCCACTGGGGGTACGACGAGGGGTTCGACGAGTTCGAGCCGTTCGTCGCGAGCGTGGGGTCGAGCATCTACAGCCGCTATCTCGCGACGCATCCGACGGTCGAAGCGTGGCTGCAGTTGGCCGCCTCGCCCATCCGACGGATCGGCTCGAAACTTCGCGGCGAAACCAACGACCGACCGTTCCTCGACACGTCCCGGATGTTCGACGTCGAACACGCCGCCATGTCGTTCATCGAGGAGACCGACGGCCCCTTCTTCCTCTGGGTCCACTACATGGACGCACACACCCCGTACGTTCCGGCCCCCCGATACATCCGCGAGGTCTCCTCGGGGATCCTCGGAACCCACCGAATGTTGAGCGCCCACACCCGCACGGGGCTCGGACTGGGCGTCAGCGAACGGACGCTCAACGACCTCCGAACGCTGTATCAGGCGGCGGTCCGACAGATCGACGCCAGCATCGGTCGACTCCTCGAGACGCTCTCCGAGGACGGACTCGACGACCGAACCGCGATCGTTCTCGCCGGCGACCACGGCGAGGAGTTCCAAGAGCACGGCCACCTGGCGCACTATCCGAAGCTGTACGACGAACTGATTCGAGTGCCGCTCATCGTGGACGTCCCCGGAGCGGACAGCAGGCGGATCGAAACGCAGGTCGGTCTCGATTCGATTCCGCCGACGGTGACCGACCTTCTCGATGTCGCGCCCGATCCGGAGTGGACGGGAGAGACGCTCGTTCCGAGCGTCGTGGACGGTACCGCCCCAACTGACGGGCCGGTCGTGTCCGTCACCGTCCGGGGCGAGAAGGTGACCTCACAGCCGATCCCGCGATCGCTCTCGGACGGCGATCTCCTCGTGAGCGTCCGGGACCGCGACTGGACGTACATCGAGAACGTCGATTCTGGGGCGACAGAGCTGTATCACCGACCGTCGGACCCGACCCAACAGGACGACCGCTCGGTCGATCCGACCGCGGACGAACAGCGCGTGATCGAACGGTTCGCCCCGCTCGTCGAGGGACACGTCGCTTCTCTCCGTGATCGCGACGAAGGACCTGAAGCGGCCGACGTGGACGAAGAGTTGGAGACGCGGTTGGAGGCGCTCGGCTACCGGTAG
- a CDS encoding DUF1405 domain-containing protein, whose protein sequence is MNLRGLFESDVPRDDLPRYVAPLPEPLENLALTLAWPIVLVNLVGTAFGFYYYGFQFAQTPVEMWIFVPDSPVATLFIALALAAWKLGHRQEWLTALAFFGNIILGGWTVWVHLAFWAEFSYLHPAMRQFLIWSHAAMVLQAFVLHRISDFSPAATGIATLWYAVDTTVDYFVPVRGELHHTFLPLAREEPMFLGATALGVAAAGGVLLFVLALYLAMVTRVEKERAWRNAGRTSGS, encoded by the coding sequence ATGAACCTCCGTGGGCTCTTCGAGTCCGACGTGCCCCGCGACGATCTCCCCCGATACGTCGCGCCGCTACCCGAACCCCTCGAAAACCTCGCGCTCACGCTCGCGTGGCCGATCGTCCTCGTCAACCTCGTCGGCACGGCATTCGGCTTCTACTACTACGGCTTTCAGTTCGCACAAACGCCCGTCGAGATGTGGATCTTCGTCCCCGACAGCCCCGTCGCGACGCTGTTCATCGCGCTCGCGCTCGCGGCGTGGAAACTCGGCCATCGACAGGAGTGGCTCACTGCGCTTGCCTTCTTCGGCAACATCATTTTGGGCGGGTGGACCGTCTGGGTACATCTCGCCTTCTGGGCGGAGTTCAGCTATCTCCACCCCGCGATGCGACAGTTCCTGATCTGGAGTCACGCCGCGATGGTCCTGCAGGCGTTCGTCCTCCACCGAATCTCGGATTTCTCGCCCGCTGCCACCGGCATCGCGACGCTGTGGTACGCCGTCGACACGACCGTCGATTACTTCGTGCCGGTCCGCGGCGAGTTACACCACACGTTCCTCCCCCTCGCGCGCGAGGAGCCGATGTTCCTCGGCGCGACTGCCCTCGGCGTGGCGGCGGCCGGGGGCGTGCTGTTGTTCGTACTCGCGCTGTATCTGGCGATGGTGACGCGTGTCGAAAAAGAACGGGCGTGGCGTAATGCCGGGCGTACAAGCGGATCGTAG
- a CDS encoding helicase HerA domain-containing protein, producing MGEETISVGATEDGTTVELPVVDLLTGRGFITGKSGSGKSNSASVIAEKILDRGYSLLAVDIDGEYYGLKEEYEILHVGADEECDLQVGVEHAEKIAELALGQNVPIILDVSSFLDESDARELLTEVTKQLFAKEKKMKQPFLMLVEEVHEYIPEGGGVDECGRMLIKVSKRGRKHGLGIVGISQRPADVKKDFITQCDWLVWHRLTWNNDTKVVGRILGTEYAAEIEEMDDGESFLMTDWNESIRRVQFERKRTFDAGATPGLDDFERPELKSVSGDLVDELQQITDQQESRQNRIDELERQLQQRDERIRDLERQLSDARDLKKMADRFSRAMMEQVTGRPLSVAPGRQSELNEALTGPIRRDPELEAELNAVRNGDRDPTAPPIPDAQSEWEANASEGGSDTSGRESDADSKNAPPDDGDDAGDSSGVSMIFDPVPGADDPDSAGADDIDADTEGGDESPTDATLTDSSTPENSPTTDGTASDDPLITRLREEIESLDDVSAEMLRQYRRYGPMEPQAAHSTSGGSGDRRPAYTANRDLRQRGLIAHVGCGQYDYALETLVREELMNPLRPEDLPQSERVEEVVRAVEGLVSAERSDVSGAEQSEPSEKSSSAPDAEWPSVGF from the coding sequence ATGGGCGAGGAAACGATCAGCGTCGGCGCGACCGAGGACGGGACGACTGTCGAACTGCCCGTCGTCGATCTGCTCACCGGGCGTGGATTCATAACGGGAAAATCGGGGTCGGGGAAGTCGAACTCAGCGAGCGTGATCGCCGAAAAGATCCTCGATCGGGGCTACAGCCTGCTCGCGGTCGACATCGACGGCGAGTACTACGGGCTCAAAGAGGAGTACGAGATCCTCCACGTCGGGGCCGACGAGGAGTGTGATCTTCAGGTCGGGGTCGAGCACGCCGAGAAGATCGCTGAACTCGCGTTGGGACAGAACGTCCCGATCATTCTCGACGTGTCGTCGTTTCTCGACGAATCGGACGCGAGAGAACTGCTGACCGAAGTGACGAAGCAGTTGTTCGCGAAAGAAAAGAAAATGAAGCAGCCGTTCTTGATGCTCGTCGAGGAGGTCCACGAGTACATCCCCGAGGGCGGCGGCGTCGACGAGTGCGGGCGGATGTTGATCAAAGTCTCAAAGCGTGGACGCAAACACGGTCTCGGGATCGTCGGCATCAGCCAGCGACCGGCCGACGTGAAGAAAGACTTCATCACCCAGTGCGACTGGCTCGTCTGGCACCGCCTCACGTGGAACAACGACACGAAGGTCGTCGGCCGAATTTTGGGGACCGAGTACGCTGCCGAGATAGAGGAGATGGACGACGGCGAGAGCTTCCTCATGACCGACTGGAACGAGTCGATCCGCCGCGTCCAGTTCGAACGCAAACGGACCTTCGACGCCGGGGCGACGCCCGGCCTCGACGACTTCGAGCGGCCGGAGCTGAAGAGCGTCAGCGGTGATCTCGTCGACGAACTCCAGCAGATCACGGACCAACAGGAGTCGCGCCAGAACCGGATCGACGAGCTCGAACGACAGCTCCAACAGCGCGATGAGCGAATCCGCGATCTCGAACGACAGCTGTCTGACGCCCGCGATCTCAAAAAGATGGCCGATCGCTTCTCGCGGGCGATGATGGAGCAGGTGACCGGTCGTCCGCTGTCGGTCGCTCCGGGGCGGCAAAGCGAGCTGAACGAGGCCCTCACCGGCCCCATCAGGCGCGACCCCGAACTCGAGGCCGAGCTCAACGCCGTTCGAAACGGAGACCGCGACCCCACAGCGCCACCGATCCCGGACGCTCAATCCGAGTGGGAGGCGAACGCGTCCGAGGGCGGTTCGGATACATCCGGCCGTGAGTCCGACGCGGATTCGAAAAACGCCCCGCCCGACGACGGCGATGACGCCGGTGATTCGTCGGGCGTGTCGATGATCTTCGACCCCGTCCCGGGGGCGGACGACCCGGACAGCGCTGGGGCCGACGATATCGACGCCGACACGGAGGGCGGCGACGAGTCTCCGACCGACGCCACCCTCACCGATTCTTCGACACCCGAGAACTCCCCGACGACCGACGGAACCGCCTCCGACGATCCGCTGATCACCCGCCTCCGAGAGGAGATCGAATCGCTCGACGACGTTTCGGCGGAGATGCTTCGGCAGTACCGCCGGTACGGTCCGATGGAACCGCAGGCGGCTCACTCCACGTCCGGCGGCTCCGGCGATCGACGCCCCGCCTACACCGCGAACCGGGATCTCAGGCAGCGCGGTCTGATCGCGCACGTCGGCTGTGGCCAGTACGATTACGCCCTCGAAACGCTCGTTCGAGAGGAGTTGATGAACCCGCTTCGCCCCGAGGACCTGCCCCAATCCGAACGGGTCGAGGAGGTCGTCAGGGCCGTCGAAGGGCTCGTGTCGGCCGAACGATCGGATGTGTCGGGGGCGGAGCAATCTGAACCGTCCGAAAAGAGTTCTTCGGCTCCCGATGCCGAGTGGCCCAGCGTCGGGTTCTGA
- a CDS encoding DUF7342 family protein yields the protein MVGSPPFENPFRGDDVEQRVYGTVLQTREPETVASIADRSECDPKTARKYLKWFADLGIVTWHDGHPATYERNDSYFEWRRINRLAADHSVEELQERVTELTAMVADYEARYDAATPAEVDAITVAATSDERTLDDVYEDLGDWMTIETERRRYERARRQRVSAERERVSG from the coding sequence ATCGTAGGATCGCCGCCGTTCGAGAATCCGTTTCGCGGCGACGACGTCGAGCAACGCGTCTACGGCACCGTTCTTCAGACCCGCGAGCCCGAGACGGTTGCGAGCATCGCCGATCGATCGGAGTGCGATCCCAAGACCGCCCGGAAGTATCTGAAGTGGTTCGCCGATCTCGGGATCGTCACGTGGCACGACGGCCATCCGGCGACCTACGAACGCAACGATTCGTACTTCGAGTGGCGGCGGATCAACCGACTCGCGGCGGACCACTCGGTCGAAGAGCTGCAAGAGCGCGTCACCGAGCTGACGGCGATGGTCGCCGACTACGAGGCGAGATACGACGCCGCGACGCCGGCCGAGGTCGATGCAATCACCGTCGCAGCGACGAGCGACGAGCGAACGCTGGACGACGTGTACGAAGACCTCGGCGACTGGATGACGATCGAAACGGAGCGAAGGCGGTACGAACGCGCGCGCCGACAACGCGTCAGCGCCGAGCGCGAGCGAGTATCGGGGTAA
- a CDS encoding outer membrane protein assembly factor BamB family protein has product MDWPVDRRTVLAAAGVALAGCSSDGNDPPSPTPIPDAEREPFSSEWPTFARDAANTGYAADISGPYIEIEERWRFDAGGSIITTPALAGNAVYAGDNDGTMYAIDPYVGAELWSFETDGSISGTAAVVDGTMYFGSGDTLFALDAREGSERWRFDADGRIATSPTVVDDTVYLGGVHSTVFAVDRESGEQRWRFRTGASVLGTPAVLDGTVYVGSGDQNVYALDAREGSERWRFGTRGAVSGGVAVVDGTVYAGPRDGNVYALDAATGDERWRFEIGGWAQGSPAVTDSVVFVGANDGYLYAIGIDGDEPDGRWRFRTGGSVIASPAATGDHVFVASTSGNVFAILPDDGEIVWQFDTETEAEIHGGPAVADEWLYFGDTDGTVYAIGSG; this is encoded by the coding sequence ATGGACTGGCCCGTCGATCGCCGGACGGTGCTGGCGGCAGCCGGCGTGGCGCTCGCTGGCTGTTCGAGCGACGGAAACGATCCCCCGTCCCCGACGCCGATCCCGGACGCCGAGCGCGAGCCGTTCTCGAGCGAGTGGCCGACGTTCGCCCGTGATGCGGCCAACACCGGCTACGCGGCGGACATCTCCGGACCGTACATCGAGATCGAAGAGCGGTGGCGGTTCGACGCCGGCGGGTCGATCATCACGACGCCGGCGCTCGCCGGCAACGCCGTCTACGCCGGCGACAACGACGGAACGATGTACGCGATCGACCCGTACGTCGGGGCCGAGCTCTGGTCGTTCGAGACCGACGGCTCGATATCGGGGACGGCGGCGGTCGTCGATGGGACGATGTATTTCGGCTCCGGGGACACTCTCTTTGCGCTGGACGCGCGCGAGGGATCCGAACGCTGGCGATTCGATGCCGATGGACGTATCGCGACGAGCCCGACGGTTGTCGACGACACGGTCTATCTCGGCGGCGTACACAGCACCGTCTTCGCTGTCGATCGCGAATCCGGCGAGCAACGGTGGCGATTTCGGACCGGCGCGTCAGTACTCGGCACGCCAGCGGTCCTCGACGGGACGGTGTACGTCGGCTCCGGCGATCAAAACGTGTATGCGCTGGACGCGCGCGAGGGATCCGAACGCTGGCGGTTCGGCACACGCGGTGCGGTCAGTGGGGGGGTAGCGGTGGTCGACGGGACGGTGTACGCCGGTCCGCGCGACGGCAACGTGTACGCGCTGGACGCGGCGACGGGGGACGAACGCTGGCGATTCGAGATCGGCGGCTGGGCGCAGGGGAGTCCCGCCGTCACCGATAGTGTGGTCTTCGTCGGCGCGAACGACGGGTATCTGTACGCCATCGGCATCGATGGGGACGAACCGGACGGACGGTGGCGGTTTCGGACCGGCGGATCCGTCATCGCAAGCCCCGCGGCGACCGGCGATCACGTGTTCGTCGCCTCGACGAGCGGCAACGTGTTCGCGATCCTCCCCGACGATGGCGAGATTGTCTGGCAGTTCGACACCGAAACCGAGGCGGAAATCCACGGCGGCCCCGCCGTCGCCGACGAGTGGCTCTATTTCGGCGACACCGACGGGACGGTGTACGCCATCGGATCTGGCTAA
- a CDS encoding GtrA family protein: protein MVRRLLRAVWEGPFSTQLRRFAIVGTVTAGVQMVLLWLFVDTIRLNYLLGATIAIEITIILTYVLNNAWTFESMQHANAVEYVVGLCKTNVVRGTAIPIQLAVLFTLVEWQSIPYLFSNGVAIALSGLYRYVLDARWTWG, encoded by the coding sequence ATGGTACGGCGATTGCTCCGTGCGGTCTGGGAGGGTCCGTTTTCCACGCAATTACGCCGATTCGCGATCGTCGGGACCGTCACCGCGGGCGTCCAGATGGTGTTGCTGTGGCTGTTCGTCGACACGATCAGATTGAACTACCTGCTCGGTGCGACGATCGCGATCGAGATCACGATAATTCTCACCTACGTGCTCAACAACGCCTGGACGTTCGAGTCGATGCAACACGCCAACGCGGTCGAATACGTCGTTGGACTGTGCAAGACGAACGTCGTCCGCGGGACGGCGATCCCAATACAACTCGCCGTCCTCTTCACACTCGTCGAGTGGCAGAGCATCCCGTATCTCTTCTCGAACGGCGTGGCAATCGCGCTTAGCGGGCTGTATCGCTACGTGCTGGACGCGCGGTGGACATGGGGATGA
- the tpiA gene encoding triose-phosphate isomerase produces MFVLINLKAYPCDPVEIATIATDVSEATGVRIAIAPQATDIQSVAETGVETWAQHVSPVEHGSHTGSTLAEAVSRAGAVGTLLNHSENRLRLADIDAGLRAAERAGLETIVCANNPRQIAAAARLEPDSVAVEPPALIGTGTPVSKADPEIVTDSVEAASGVPVLCGAGISTGADLVAAEKLGAGGVLLASGVAKADDPRAALEALVEPL; encoded by the coding sequence ATGTTCGTTCTGATCAACCTGAAGGCGTATCCCTGCGACCCCGTAGAGATCGCGACGATCGCGACCGACGTGTCGGAAGCGACCGGGGTCAGAATCGCGATCGCCCCGCAGGCAACCGACATCCAATCCGTCGCCGAGACCGGTGTCGAAACGTGGGCTCAACACGTCTCACCGGTCGAACACGGCTCACACACCGGCTCGACGCTGGCCGAGGCTGTCTCCCGAGCAGGGGCGGTCGGAACGTTGCTCAACCATTCCGAGAACCGGCTCCGGTTGGCCGATATCGACGCGGGGCTCCGGGCCGCGGAGCGAGCGGGGCTCGAAACGATCGTCTGCGCGAACAACCCCCGACAGATCGCTGCCGCCGCCCGGCTGGAGCCCGATTCGGTCGCCGTCGAGCCGCCGGCGCTGATCGGAACCGGCACCCCCGTCTCGAAGGCGGATCCGGAGATCGTCACCGATTCCGTCGAGGCCGCATCCGGCGTTCCAGTCCTCTGCGGGGCGGGGATCTCGACCGGAGCTGATCTGGTCGCCGCCGAAAAACTGGGTGCCGGAGGCGTGTTGTTGGCCTCCGGGGTCGCCAAAGCCGACGATCCGCGAGCCGCGCTCGAAGCGCTGGTCGAGCCGTTATAA